In Candidatus Pantoea floridensis, the genomic window AGGAGCCAATAAAGTCTTTGGCTTCTGGATCTACCTGATGAGTGACTGCATTATCTTCGCAACCCTGTTTGCGACCTATGCAGTTATGGTCAATAACACTGCCGGTGGCCCGGCAGGTAAAGACATCTTCGAACTGCCGTTCGTTCTGGTCGAAACCGCGCTGCTGCTGCTCAGCTCCATTACTTATGGCATGGCAGTGATCGCGATGAACAACCAGAACAAAGGCTCGGTCATCAGCTGGTTAGCCTTGACCTTCCTGTTCGGTGCAGGCTTCATCGGGATGGAAATCTATGAATTCCATCACCTGATCAAGGAAGGCTTCGGTCCTGACCGCAGCGGCTTCCTGTCAGCGTTCTTTACGCTGGTCGGCACGCACGGTCTGCACGTGACCTCTGGTCTGATCTGGATGGCAGTGATGATGTTCCAGATTTCTAAACGTGGTCTGACTGCAACCAACCGCACCCGTATCATGTGCCTCAGCCTGTTCTGGCACTTCCTGGATGTGGTGTGGATCTGCGTATTCACCGTTGTCTACCTGATGGGAGCCATGTAATGAGTCATTCTGTTAACGAACATGGCGCTTCGCACGGTAGCGTGAAGTCTTACATGATCGGCTTCGTCCTCTCGATCATCCTGACCGGTATTCCGTTCTGGATGGTGATGGATGGCGGCGCTTCACACGGCACCATTCTGGGTGTGGTTCTGGTGTGTGCGGTGGTTCAGGTGCTGGTTCACCTGGTCTACTTCCTGCACTTAGACAGCAAATCAGAAGGTGGCTGGAACATGGTGGCCATCGTCTTCTCAGCACTCATCATCTTGATTGTTGTTGTAGGCTCACTGTGGATTATGTGGAACCTCAACTACAACATGATGGCCCACTAAAGAGTCGCGTAATGATTAAGCAATACCTGCAAGTAACAAAACCAGGAATTATTTTCGGCAATTTAATTTCTGTGATCGGTGGATTCCTGCTGGCTTCGAAAGGCAGCATTGATTACACCCTGTTTCTCGCCTCACTGGTTGGCGTATCGCTGGTTGTCGCATCAGGTTGTGTTTTCAACAACGTGATTGACCGCGATATCGACATCAAAATGGAGAGAACGCGGAACCGTGTTCTGGTCAAAGGCCTGATCTCGGCGAAAGTAAGCCTGGTTTATGCAACCGCATTGGGTATTGCTGGCTTTGCGTTGCTGTATTTCGGCGCTAATCCGCTGGCCATGTGGCTGGCGGTGATGGGCTTCGTGGTTTACGTAGGCGTTTACAGCCTCTATATGAAGCGTAACTCGGTCTACGGCACGCTGATTGGTAGCCTCTCTGGCGCTGCGCCGCCAGTGATTGGCTACTGCGCGGTGACCAACCAGTTTGATGCTGGCGCGTTGATTTTACTGGCTATCTTTAGCCTGTGGCAGATGCCGCACTCCTATGCGATTGCCATCTTCCGCTTTAAAGATTACCAGGCTGCCAACATTCCGGTGCTGCCGGTAGTGAAAGGCATCTCGGTGGCAAAAAATCATATTACGCTGTATATCCTGGCGTTCATGATTGCCACGCTGATGCTGACGCTTGGCGGTTACGCGGGCTACAAATATCTGGTGGTGGCTGCAGCCGTGAGCGTGTGGTGGCTCGGCATGGCGCTCTCAGGTTACAAAACCTCAAACGATAAAGTTTGGGCGCGTAAACTGTTTGTGTTCTCAATTGTCGCAATCACCGCATTGAGCGTGATGATGTCGGTTGATTTCATGACGCCCGCGTCAAAAGATCTGCTGACTTACGTCTGGTAATACAGCACCGCAAATGGAGTAAAGGGCGCGAATTTCGCGCCCTTTCTTTTTGTTACCACTGCTTAAGAACAAATGTTTTACCCGCCCTGCCCTGCTGCCTAAAATGGGCACAGCATAATTTTGAGGTAAACATGAACGACAATAAAATGACGCCAGTAGAGCTTCGCGCTACATGGGGTTTAGGCACCGTTTTTTCCCTGCGCATGCTGGGAATGTTTATGGTCTTGCCAGTACTCACCACGTACGGCATGGCGTTACAGGGCGCTAGTGAAACGCTGATTGGTCTCGCAATCGGTATCTATGGTTTAGCACAAGCCGTTTTCCAGATTCCCTTCGGTCTCCTCTCCGATCGCGTTGGCCGTAAGCCGCTGATCGTCGGTGGGCTGCTACTCTTTGTCTTTGGTAGCGTTATTGCCGCCACTTCCGATTCCATCTGGGGCGTGATTTTAGGCCGCGCCTTGCAAGGCTCCGGCGCGATCGCCGCTGCGGTGATGGCGCTGCTGTCAGATTTAACTCGCGAACAGAACCGCACCAAAGCCATGGCGTTCATCGGTATCAGTTTTGGCGTTACCTTTGCCATTGCGATGGTGGTCGGCCCGATTGTCACCCATGCACTGGGCCTGCACGCGCTGTTCTGGATGATTGCCATCCTCGCCACGCTCGGCATCGTAATTACCTTGTTAGTGGTGCCAACGGCACCGAACCACGTACTTAATCGCGAATCGGGTATGGTAAAAGGCAGCATCCGCGCGGTGTTGGCCAATCCAAGATTGTTAAAACTGAATATCGGTATTCTCTGCCTGCACATTCTGCTGATGTCGAGCTTCGTTGCACTGCCAGGCCAGTTTGAACAGGCCGGTTTGCCCGCGGCAGAACACTGGAAAGTCTATTTGGTCACGATGCTGATCGCCTTTGTCGCCGTGGTGCCTTTCATTATTTATGCCGAAGTGAAGCGCCGCATGAAGCGCGTGTTTGTCGGCTGCGTAGCAACCATTATCGTCGCGGAGATCGTGCTATGGGGCGCTGCGGGCCACTTCTGGACGTTAGTGATTGGCGTGCAGCTATTCTTTCTTGCCTTCAATCTGATGGAGGCAATTCTGCCATCCTTGATCAGTAAAGAGTCACCCGCGGGTTATAAAGG contains:
- a CDS encoding cytochrome o ubiquinol oxidase subunit III, with the protein product MSTETAKHHHDAHAEHGHHDAGANKVFGFWIYLMSDCIIFATLFATYAVMVNNTAGGPAGKDIFELPFVLVETALLLLSSITYGMAVIAMNNQNKGSVISWLALTFLFGAGFIGMEIYEFHHLIKEGFGPDRSGFLSAFFTLVGTHGLHVTSGLIWMAVMMFQISKRGLTATNRTRIMCLSLFWHFLDVVWICVFTVVYLMGAM
- a CDS encoding cytochrome o ubiquinol oxidase subunit IV: MSHSVNEHGASHGSVKSYMIGFVLSIILTGIPFWMVMDGGASHGTILGVVLVCAVVQVLVHLVYFLHLDSKSEGGWNMVAIVFSALIILIVVVGSLWIMWNLNYNMMAH
- the cyoE gene encoding heme o synthase yields the protein MIKQYLQVTKPGIIFGNLISVIGGFLLASKGSIDYTLFLASLVGVSLVVASGCVFNNVIDRDIDIKMERTRNRVLVKGLISAKVSLVYATALGIAGFALLYFGANPLAMWLAVMGFVVYVGVYSLYMKRNSVYGTLIGSLSGAAPPVIGYCAVTNQFDAGALILLAIFSLWQMPHSYAIAIFRFKDYQAANIPVLPVVKGISVAKNHITLYILAFMIATLMLTLGGYAGYKYLVVAAAVSVWWLGMALSGYKTSNDKVWARKLFVFSIVAITALSVMMSVDFMTPASKDLLTYVW
- a CDS encoding MFS transporter: MNDNKMTPVELRATWGLGTVFSLRMLGMFMVLPVLTTYGMALQGASETLIGLAIGIYGLAQAVFQIPFGLLSDRVGRKPLIVGGLLLFVFGSVIAATSDSIWGVILGRALQGSGAIAAAVMALLSDLTREQNRTKAMAFIGISFGVTFAIAMVVGPIVTHALGLHALFWMIAILATLGIVITLLVVPTAPNHVLNRESGMVKGSIRAVLANPRLLKLNIGILCLHILLMSSFVALPGQFEQAGLPAAEHWKVYLVTMLIAFVAVVPFIIYAEVKRRMKRVFVGCVATIIVAEIVLWGAAGHFWTLVIGVQLFFLAFNLMEAILPSLISKESPAGYKGTAMGIYSTSQFIGVAIGGSMGGWIFGHVDAQTVFLVGAIVAAAWLFVAMSMQEPPYVSSLRIMLSDAVLAVPNLEKRLKAQPGVASVFIVPEEKSAYIKIDSKVTSRVELEALLASC